The proteins below come from a single Drosophila teissieri strain GT53w chromosome 3L, Prin_Dtei_1.1, whole genome shotgun sequence genomic window:
- the LOC122617288 gene encoding V-type proton ATPase subunit e, translated as MVSEWVAPIVITSIWAFIGIICPFFARGPNRGVTQCCLMLTAATCWLFWLCCYMTQLNPLIGPKLSMNEIMIMAREWGNEIKDTMAVTV; from the exons ATGGTTTCCGAGTGGGTGGCACCAATCGTAATCACCAGCATTTGGGCCTTTATTGGCATCATCTGCCCCTTCTTCGCCCGAGGTCCCAACAGGGG GGTGACTCAATGCTGCCTGATGCTCACCGCAGCAACTTGCTGGCTGTT CTGGCTGTGCTGCTACATGACGCAGCTAAACCCTCTGATCGGACCCAAACTGAGCATGAACGAAATCATGATCATGGCCCGCGAGTGGGGTAATGAGATCAAGGACACCATGGCTGTCACCGTCTAA